A genome region from Mercenaria mercenaria strain notata chromosome 11, MADL_Memer_1, whole genome shotgun sequence includes the following:
- the LOC123530705 gene encoding uncharacterized protein LOC123530705 isoform X3 codes for MAARAYRFTSIDRKNTCSNQGSFSQHSIQRELGIHYLSCDNLVALVTVLVTFIAVLLLPQRKRNPSPGYVYIPSKISSYNKMERNNETRTKSHFETSFASGTISNDLETDGFENADKSDHHLLTQDETGPHNVILTDSLKTDLTVIEMETSSKRTQTEEEKDINVSNVMGGNFDRKHVFDKNNMSLVLPNSVVKLTLSKEDVSDGAIECYASTYRNLKQIYATFQSYMDEGEEIVSPTIEYYFPRNRRLKQFACVDMEYYSCSCNSVLKVWRFECKPEDGRVNERVQIPNRNTLNDIKNVDAYYEIISPGKIRIYLKRFCTLMCSVCNETHDCLSLTAHAYVVTVPCDGGSINVRVSLYILARVNQLTDYAYGIHQFVDANERQIVPKQKKICLPMNVQLEDDLSIRLKLWQESENIWQQRPFYGETDDTEYVQLHNIVDCPRRSSNGQPYSKEWYFVCNHGSIQIPKELVFNCFISINMVHPNPGVDTRQPPPNNFALSHVVDISSTKKTIDNQPPERGIIQSVAGNLRPLGVPIQESPSAFNIATGIAETDSNTTENRQDEMERAGILHSNSPAPFSPEIQANAITTRQRELQNFSQQGARPKQTKHHQPSNLNLRVQEHQAQQVNNERNSADKDAEQSQITVSDVNTLNQEPRFNPAEQVVRAETAEDSV; via the exons GTATTGGTGACCTTCATCGCTGTATTACTTTTACCCCAAAGGAAACGAAATCCTTCACCAGGCTACGTTTATATTCCGTCTAAAATTTCATCTTATAACAAAATGGAAAGAAACAACGAAACACGTACGAAGAGCCATTTTGAAACATCATTTGCAAGCGGCACCATTTCAAATGACTTAGAAACAGATGGGTTCGAAAATGCAGATAAAAGTGATCACCATCTACTGACACAAGACGAAACTGGTCCACACAACGTGATACTCACTGATTCACTTAAGACAGATTTGACAGTAATAGAAATGGAAACTTCAAGCAAACGTACTCAAACAGAAGAGGAAAAAGACATCAATGTTAGCAATGTAATGGGCGGAAACTTTGACCGTAAACATGTCTTTGATAAGAATAACATGAGTTTGGTGTTGCCCAACTCTGTGGTAAAACTGACACTATCTAAAGAAGATGTTTCAGACGGTGCTATTGAGTGCTATGCATCCACATATCGTAACCTGAAACAAATTTATGCAACATTCCAGTCATATATGGATGAAGGCGAAGAAATTGTTTCTCCTACAATTGAATACTATTTCCCAAGGAACAGAAGGCTTAAGCAATTCGCATGTGTCGACATGGAGTATTATAGCTGCAGCTGCAATTCCGTACTTAAGGTTTGGAGATTTGAATGCAAACCAGAGGATGGAAGAGTAAACGAGAGGGTACAAATACCGAACAGGAATACGCTGAATGACATTAAAAATGTCGACGCATATTATGAAATTATATCACCTGGAAAAATCCGCATCTATCTTAAACGTTTCTGTACACTGATGTGTAGTGTTTGCAATGAAACACATGACTGTTTGAGTCTTACTGCTCATGCATATGTGGTAACTGTCCCTTGTGATGGTGGGTCTATAAATGTTCGTGTGTCACTTTACATTCTTGCCCGAGTCAACCAGCTGACAGACTACGCATACGGGATACATCAG TTTGTAGATGCCAATGAAAGGCAAATCGtcccaaaacaaaagaaaatatgcctGCCTATGAACGTACAACTGGAGGACGACTTGAGCATACGACTCAAGCTTTGGCAAGAATCAGAAAATATCTGGCAACAGCGGCCCTTCTATGGAGAGACAGATGATACCGAA TACGTCCAGCTTCACAACATAGTCGACTGTCCAAGACGTAGTTCGAATGGACAGCCATACTCAAAAGAGTGGTATTTTGTTTGTAATCATGGATCGATACAGATACCTAAAGAACTGGTTTTCAACTGCTTCATTTCAATAAACATGGTTCATCCAAATCCGGGTGTGGACACGAGGCAGCCTCCACCAAATAACTTTGCTTTAAGCCACGTCGTTGACATTTCGTCTACCAAAAAGACAATAGATAACCAGCCTCCTGAAAGAGGAATTATTCAATCTGTTGCAGGCAATTTACGTCCGCTTGGAGTTCCCATTCAAGAATCGCCAAGTGCTTTTAATATTGCTACTGGCATTGCTGAAACTGATAGTAATACCACTGAAAACCGACAGGATGAAATGGAGAGAGCTGGTATTCTTCACTCAAATTCTCCAGCACCGTTTTCACCGGAAATACAGGCTAATGCCATAACGACTCGCCAAAGAGAATTGCAAAATTTCAGCCAGCAAGGGGCCCGTCCAAAACAAACTAAGCACCATCAACCATCGAATTTAAACCTCCGAGTTCAGGAACATCAGGCACAACAGGTCAATAATGAACGAAACAGTGCTGACAAAGACGCCGAGCAAAGTCAGATAACAGTCTCTGATGTAAATACATTGAATCAAGAGCCTCGTTTTAATCCTGCTGAACAAGTCGTGAGAGCAGAGACAGCTGAAGATTCAGTTTAA